From the Acidilutibacter cellobiosedens genome, one window contains:
- a CDS encoding M16 family metallopeptidase, giving the protein MYLKYKLNNGITVVMEEMPYMQSASIGILINNGSVNEKKEINGVSHFIEHMLFKGTDKRSAKEISETIDNIGGQLNAFTDKEYTCFYSKVLSCHISIAIDVLSDMMINSKFLEEDMEREKKVISEEINMYLDSPEDAVYDLLYETIYKDTPLSLSVLGTEDSLNSLSREGIVDYYHKYYNPENMVISVAGNIKSKEIIKILEEKFGGMTNEKKGQAHLIQEPLNFNDIKGMVKKTEQLNFCIGMEGVSRESDDTYPLLILNTALGGSSSSILFQKIREEEGLAYTVYSTPFFHRNTGIFSIYAGLNSNNILEFAKIIKKEIKNIKDNSISSDDLLKLKEQLKGSYILGLESTLSRMMELGKSQLLFEKVITSEDVIKKIDKVTLEDIKRVSENIFDFRKYDIAYVGEISKKEKIESELKNILFI; this is encoded by the coding sequence ATGTATTTAAAATACAAATTGAATAACGGAATAACAGTTGTCATGGAAGAAATGCCTTACATGCAATCTGCATCTATAGGAATATTGATTAATAACGGATCAGTAAATGAGAAAAAAGAAATAAACGGAGTATCCCATTTTATTGAGCATATGCTTTTTAAAGGAACAGATAAAAGGTCCGCAAAGGAAATATCGGAAACTATTGATAACATAGGAGGACAATTAAATGCTTTTACTGATAAAGAGTATACATGTTTTTATTCCAAGGTATTGAGCTGTCATATATCCATAGCAATTGACGTATTATCGGATATGATGATTAATTCTAAATTTTTGGAAGAAGATATGGAAAGAGAAAAAAAGGTCATATCGGAAGAAATAAATATGTATCTTGATTCTCCGGAAGATGCAGTCTATGATTTGTTGTATGAAACCATATATAAAGACACACCTTTGTCTTTATCTGTATTGGGAACGGAAGACAGCTTAAATTCTTTAAGCAGAGAGGGTATAGTTGATTATTATCACAAGTATTATAATCCCGAAAATATGGTAATATCTGTGGCAGGAAATATAAAATCAAAAGAAATAATAAAAATACTTGAAGAAAAATTTGGCGGAATGACTAATGAGAAAAAAGGACAAGCTCATTTAATTCAAGAGCCTTTAAACTTCAATGATATAAAAGGAATGGTAAAGAAAACAGAGCAATTAAATTTTTGTATCGGAATGGAAGGAGTATCAAGGGAGAGTGATGATACATACCCTTTGTTAATATTAAACACTGCCTTGGGAGGAAGCAGCAGTTCTATACTGTTTCAAAAAATCAGAGAAGAGGAAGGACTTGCTTATACCGTTTATTCGACTCCTTTTTTCCATAGAAATACAGGAATATTTTCAATATATGCAGGTTTAAATTCAAATAATATATTGGAATTTGCGAAGATAATAAAAAAAGAAATAAAAAATATCAAAGACAATTCAATATCCTCAGATGATCTTTTAAAGTTAAAAGAACAGTTGAAGGGAAGTTACATATTAGGTTTAGAAAGTACTTTAAGCAGAATGATGGAATTAGGAAAATCTCAATTACTTTTTGAAAAAGTGATAACTTCCGAAGATGTTATTAAAAAAATAGATAAAGTAACATTGGAGGATATTAAAAGAGTGTCGGAGAATATTTTTGACTTTAGAAAATATGACATAGCATATGTAGGAGAAATTTCAAAAAAAGAAAAAATAGAGTCCGAGTTAAAAAATATTTTATTTATATGA
- a CDS encoding polysaccharide deacetylase family protein has protein sequence MKVFIIKKRVIYIFLIAVIVLISFLLLYNFYKVKETFNRDIYYKGKTQENIIAFTCNVDWGGEYIPDMLNILKENNTKITFFVTGKWAEKNPDLLKKMYYEGHEIGNHGYMHRDYGELSYELNKQEIQKCQEIINGILGKSSMYFAPPSGSYNDNTIKACNELNYDIIMWSIDTIDWREDSSEEKIIERVLKKPENSSIVLMHPTERTVKALPKIIDSLKDRGFSIGNISDVLE, from the coding sequence GTGAAAGTATTTATTATTAAGAAGAGAGTTATCTATATTTTTCTTATTGCCGTAATTGTTTTAATTTCTTTTCTTTTACTCTATAATTTTTATAAGGTAAAAGAAACATTCAATAGGGATATTTATTATAAAGGAAAAACCCAGGAGAATATCATTGCATTTACCTGTAATGTGGACTGGGGAGGTGAATATATACCGGATATGTTAAATATCCTTAAGGAAAATAATACAAAGATAACATTTTTTGTCACAGGAAAATGGGCGGAAAAAAATCCGGATTTACTGAAAAAAATGTATTATGAAGGCCATGAAATAGGAAATCACGGATATATGCACAGAGATTACGGAGAACTTAGTTATGAATTAAATAAGCAAGAAATACAAAAATGTCAGGAGATTATTAATGGAATTTTAGGAAAGTCTTCCATGTATTTTGCCCCTCCTTCCGGCTCATATAATGATAATACTATTAAAGCCTGCAATGAATTAAATTATGATATAATTATGTGGAGTATTGATACTATAGATTGGAGGGAAGACAGTTCGGAAGAAAAAATAATTGAAAGGGTACTTAAAAAGCCTGAAAATTCTTCTATCGTACTTATGCATCCTACGGAAAGGACGGTAAAGGCGTTGCCTAAAATAATTGATTCTCTTAAAGACAGAGGATTTAGTATAGGAAATATCAGTGATGTTTTGGAATAA
- the dut gene encoding dUTP diphosphatase — translation MKVKIVNKSTLPIPEYKTQNSSGVDLYANIEGEIVIKPLERKLIPTGIYVEIPEGYEGQIRARSGLALNHGITLTNGIGTVDSDYRGEIKVLLINLGKENYTIKRGDRIAQLVLIKYEKILFEEVEEIDETYRGTGGFGHTGK, via the coding sequence ATGAAAGTAAAAATAGTAAATAAAAGTACTCTTCCGATTCCCGAATATAAAACTCAAAATTCATCGGGAGTTGATCTATATGCTAATATAGAAGGTGAAATAGTAATAAAACCTTTAGAGAGAAAATTGATACCTACAGGTATATACGTAGAAATTCCTGAAGGCTATGAAGGACAAATAAGGGCAAGAAGCGGTTTGGCATTAAATCATGGGATTACCTTAACAAACGGCATAGGTACTGTTGACAGCGACTACAGGGGAGAAATAAAAGTGCTTTTAATTAATTTGGGAAAAGAAAATTATACTATTAAAAGAGGAGACAGAATAGCCCAATTAGTTCTTATTAAATATGAGAAAATTTTATTTGAAGAAGTAGAAGAGATAGATGAAACTTATAGGGGGACAGGAGGCTTTGGTCATACGGGAAAATAA